A part of Streptomyces sp. NBC_01210 genomic DNA contains:
- the mug gene encoding G/U mismatch-specific DNA glycosylase — protein MTPDELEAARNRIVPDVVAGGLSVLFCGINPGLMTAATGHHFARPGNRFWPVLHLSGFTPYQFRPAEQEKLLDHRLGITNVVARATARADELSDEEFREGGRLLTAKVERLRPRWLAVVGVTAYRTAFGDKKAQIGRQERTIGETRIWALPNPSGLNAHWTAQTMAEEFGRLRSAAEAP, from the coding sequence CTGACCCCCGACGAGCTCGAGGCCGCCCGCAACCGCATCGTTCCGGATGTGGTCGCGGGCGGCCTTTCCGTGCTCTTCTGCGGCATCAACCCCGGCCTGATGACGGCGGCGACGGGCCATCACTTCGCCCGGCCCGGCAACCGGTTCTGGCCCGTGCTGCATCTGTCGGGGTTCACGCCGTATCAGTTCAGGCCCGCGGAGCAGGAGAAGCTGCTCGACCACCGTCTCGGCATCACCAATGTCGTCGCGCGGGCCACGGCGCGCGCCGACGAGCTGAGCGACGAGGAGTTCCGCGAGGGCGGGCGGCTGCTCACCGCCAAGGTGGAGCGGCTGCGGCCGCGGTGGCTGGCGGTCGTCGGCGTCACGGCCTACCGCACGGCTTTCGGCGACAAGAAGGCACAGATCGGGCGGCAGGAGCGCACGATCGGTGAGACGAGGATCTGGGCGCTGCCCAACCCGAGCGGGCTCAATGCCCACTGGACCGCGCAGACGATGGCTGAGGAGTTCGGCAGGCTGCGGTCTGCCGCCGAGGCGCCCTAG